In the genome of bacterium, the window GATGAACTCAATTGGGCCGGTATGGGACGGCAATGAAGTTTGGCTCGTTACTTTTGGCGGAGCGCTCTTTGCCGCCTTTCCGATGGCCTATGCGGCAGCCTTTTCGGGCTTTTATCTGGCATTTTTCCTGCTTCTGTTTGCCCTGATCTTCCGAGCGGTGGCGTTGGAGTTTAGAAGCAAAGAGAAGTGGTCTTGGTGGCGCAACACATGGGATGTCGTTTTCTTTGTCGCCAGCGCCCTTAGTCCACTGCTAATGGGTGTGGCAATCGGCAATCTAATTACAGGCGTTCCGCTTCAAAATGGCAATTTCGTTGGCGGTTTCTTCGAGCTTCTAAAGCCCTACCCAATTCTCGTTGGCCTTATGACCCTATCGTTGTTCGTGATGCATGGCGCAATTTATCTCTATCTAAAGACGGGAGACGAACTGCAAAAGCGCGTTCGAAAATGGATGT includes:
- the cydB gene encoding cytochrome d ubiquinol oxidase subunit II, whose amino-acid sequence is MNSIGPVWDGNEVWLVTFGGALFAAFPMAYAAAFSGFYLAFFLLLFALIFRAVALEFRSKEKWSWWRNTWDVVFFVASALSPLLMGVAIGNLITGVPLQNGNFVGGFFELLKPYPILVGLMTLSLFVMHGAIYLYLKTGDELQKRVRKWMLTAWGVFVTFYIITTSITLITIPSATHNFEHFPLIWGIVVINVLAIANILRSIYKNLQGQAFISSAITIACLVALFGMAIYPNMITSSISPAYNLTIYNAASSQKTLAIMRFMAFIGMPFVLSYTIAIYWIFRDKVRLSQHSY